The Vespa velutina chromosome 4, iVesVel2.1, whole genome shotgun sequence genome has a window encoding:
- the LOC124948761 gene encoding ferredoxin-fold anticodon-binding domain-containing protein 1 isoform X3 yields MKPSIFIENESVLLVGEGNFSFSVALYQLNLKINLIATCYESDISDEAGKKNIEYLKRHGICVLLGIDATKLMENPILKKESFDKIIFNFPHVGGKMRIEKNRELLRQFFIEIEKLNNPNIEVLITLCNGQGGTPMDEPKRNWNDSWKVTEMAAHGNFILTKIDPFLWSYFPIYVVTGYRSLQKQFHTTKALTHFFKRSEPPNYQNISPTNKINIVTCDINNFVRKDVFHMSNKLLKFWCIYPPAFTFDITICVTEDFNPLKFYTTLYNHAGYIVDEINFIGSYISPSKEKTTKTYRITYKSYILPLYRQRVIQMHQNLIPNILEENLNVVIVR; encoded by the exons atgaaaccatcgattttcattgaaaatgagTCAGTGCTACTCGTAGGAgaaggaaatttttcattttccgtAGCGTTATATCAACTTAACCTTAAAATAAACTTAATAGCTACGTGCTATGAATCTGATATATCTGACGAAGctggaaagaaaaacatagaaTATCTTAAAAGACATG gCATATGTGTATTGCTGGGAATAGATGCAAcaaaattaatggaaaatcctattttgaaaaaggaatcctttgataaaattatttttaattttcctcaTGTTGGTGGTAAaatgagaatagaaaaaaatcgagaattattaagacaatttttcatagaaattgaaaagttaaataatCCTAATATAGAAGTATTGATAACTCTTTGTAATGGTCAAGGTGGAACACCTATGGATGAGCCTAAAAGAAATTGGAATGATTCATGGAAAGTTACAGAAATGGCAGCTCatggaaattttatattaactaaGATAGATCCATTTCTATGGTCGTATTTTCCAATCTATGTAGTTACGGGGTATCGTAGTTTACAAAAACAATTTCATACTACGAAGGCATTGACTCATTTTTTCAAAAGGTCAGAGCCACCCAATTATCAAAACATATCTccaacaaataaaattaatattgttacatgcgatataaataattttgtaagaaAAGATGTATTTCATATGTCAaacaaattattgaaattttggTGCATATATCCACCAGCATTTACCTTTGATATAACTATTTGTGTCACAGAAGATTTTaatccattaaaattttatactaCTTTATATAATCATGCAGGTTACATTGtggatgaaattaattttattggatCCTATATATCTCCATCCAAAGAAAAGACTACGAAAACTTATAGAATAACTTACAAGTCTTATATACTGCCTCTATATAGACAAAGAGTAATTCAAATGCATCAAAATTTAATTCCCAATATTTTAGAGGAAAATCTTAATGTTGTAATagtgagataa
- the LOC124948761 gene encoding mitochondrial ribosome-associated GTPase 2 isoform X1, giving the protein MYCFRCLNNISIHATQRFYSVPNNIVANIKIHKMIDKRICQSFYTNTYHCDNKYIPNAIRSKKPKTSGNTSQYFVDIKQVRVIGGKGGDGNISFLQLWKNDRAGPDGGDGGHGGHVIFQVSNNVKDFKHIKSVLKAEPGENGSCKNCYGKNASHNIVPVPSGTIIRNIKGTILADLDQDNSMFIAARGGAGGHGNTFFMSDVQQSPKICEYGADGEDLQYVLEVRSMAHIGLIGLPNAGKSTLLRAISRARPKVASYPFTTLKPHVGTISYDDYEQIRVADLPGLIADSHKNKGLGITFLKHAERCGILLFVIDLSLDEPWQALEILSYEINQFNKNLNNRSFIVVANKMDLPKAKENLQLLKEKIDMPIIPISAKVGINISTLLKQIRILYDELKKENDKSMNKNEIFI; this is encoded by the exons atgTATTGCTTTCGTTGTctgaataatatttctattcatGCAACTCAAAGATTTTATTCAGTACCAAATAATATAgttgcaaatataaaaatacacaaaatgatagataaaagaatatgTCAATCTTTTTATACGAACACTTATCAttgtgataataaatatattccaaaTGCTATACGTAGTAAAAAACCCAAAACATCAGGCAATACATCACAATATTTTGTGGATATAAAACAG gTAAGAGTCATTGGTGGAAAAGGTGGTGATGGAAATATATCGTTTCTGCAATTATGGAAAAATGATCGTGCAGGACCTGATGGAGGAGATGGTGGACATGGTGGGCATGTGATTTTTCAG gtttcaaataatgttaaagattttaaacatattaaaaGTGTCTTAAAAGCAGAACCTGGAGAAAACGGTTCTTGTAAAAATTGTTATGGTAAAAATGCTAGTCATAATATTGTACCCGTTCCTTCTGGAACTATAATACGTAACATTAAAGGAACAATATTAGCTGATTTGGATCAAGATAATTCGATGTTTATTGCTGCACGAGGTGGTGCAGGTGGTCAtggaaatactttttttatgtCTGACGTTCAACAATCTCCAAAAATTTGTGAATATGGAGCAGATGGTGAAGATTTGCAATATGTACTGGAAGTAAGAAGTATGGCTCATATTGGACTT ATTGGTCTTCCAAATGCCGGTAAAAGTACACTTTTAAGAGCTATATCTAGAGCTAGACCAAAAGTAGCATCTTATCCATTTACAACTTTGAAACCTCATGTGGGTACAATATCATATGATGATTATGAACAAATTAGAG tgGCAGATTTACCTGGACTCATAGCTGACTCTCATAAGAATAAAGGTCTTGGTATAACATTTCTTAAACATGCGGAACGTTGTGGTAttctattatttgttatagatCTTTCTCTTGATGAACCTTGGCAagcattagaaatattaagtTATGAAATCAATCAATTCaacaaaaatttaaacaatagatCTTTTATTGTTGTAGCTAATAAGATGGATTTACCTAAAGCTAAG GAAAATTTACAATTGTTAAAGGAGAAAATCGATATGCCTATTATACCTATATCTGCAAAAGTAGGTATTAATATATCTACTTTATTGAAACAAATTAGGATATTAtatgatgaattaaaaaaagaaaacgacaaatcaatgaataaaaatgaaatctttatataa
- the LOC124948761 gene encoding mitochondrial ribosome-associated GTPase 2 isoform X2, with protein MYCFRCLNNISIHATQRFYSVPNNIVANIKIHKMIDKRICQSFYTNTYHCDNKYIPNAIRSKKPKTSGNTSQYFVDIKQVRVIGGKGGDGNISFLQLWKNDRAGPDGGDGGHGGHVIFQVSNNVKDFKHIKSVLKAEPGENGSCKNCYGKNASHNIVPVPSGTIIRNIKGTILADLDQDNSMFIAARGGAGGHGNTFFMSDVQQSPKICEYGADGEDLQYVLEVRSMAHIGLIGLPNAGKSTLLRAISRARPKVASYPFTTLKPHVGTISYDDYEQIRVADLPGLIADSHKNKGLGITFLKHAERCGILLFVIDLSLDEPWQALEILSYEINQFNKNLNNRSFIVVANKMDLPKAKENLQLLKEKIDMPIIPISAKEQH; from the exons atgTATTGCTTTCGTTGTctgaataatatttctattcatGCAACTCAAAGATTTTATTCAGTACCAAATAATATAgttgcaaatataaaaatacacaaaatgatagataaaagaatatgTCAATCTTTTTATACGAACACTTATCAttgtgataataaatatattccaaaTGCTATACGTAGTAAAAAACCCAAAACATCAGGCAATACATCACAATATTTTGTGGATATAAAACAG gTAAGAGTCATTGGTGGAAAAGGTGGTGATGGAAATATATCGTTTCTGCAATTATGGAAAAATGATCGTGCAGGACCTGATGGAGGAGATGGTGGACATGGTGGGCATGTGATTTTTCAG gtttcaaataatgttaaagattttaaacatattaaaaGTGTCTTAAAAGCAGAACCTGGAGAAAACGGTTCTTGTAAAAATTGTTATGGTAAAAATGCTAGTCATAATATTGTACCCGTTCCTTCTGGAACTATAATACGTAACATTAAAGGAACAATATTAGCTGATTTGGATCAAGATAATTCGATGTTTATTGCTGCACGAGGTGGTGCAGGTGGTCAtggaaatactttttttatgtCTGACGTTCAACAATCTCCAAAAATTTGTGAATATGGAGCAGATGGTGAAGATTTGCAATATGTACTGGAAGTAAGAAGTATGGCTCATATTGGACTT ATTGGTCTTCCAAATGCCGGTAAAAGTACACTTTTAAGAGCTATATCTAGAGCTAGACCAAAAGTAGCATCTTATCCATTTACAACTTTGAAACCTCATGTGGGTACAATATCATATGATGATTATGAACAAATTAGAG tgGCAGATTTACCTGGACTCATAGCTGACTCTCATAAGAATAAAGGTCTTGGTATAACATTTCTTAAACATGCGGAACGTTGTGGTAttctattatttgttatagatCTTTCTCTTGATGAACCTTGGCAagcattagaaatattaagtTATGAAATCAATCAATTCaacaaaaatttaaacaatagatCTTTTATTGTTGTAGCTAATAAGATGGATTTACCTAAAGCTAAG GAAAATTTACAATTGTTAAAGGAGAAAATCGATATGCCTATTATACCTATATCTGCAAAA GAACAGCACTAA
- the LOC124948754 gene encoding alanine--tRNA ligase, cytoplasmic translates to MSVSMTSKEIRQSYIDFFKSKGHEYVHSSSTIPHDDPTLLFTNAGMNQFKPIFLGTVDPNSDMAKWVRIVNTQKCIRAGGKHNDLDDVGKDVYHHTFFEMMGNWSFGDYFKKEICTWAWEFLTVNLKLLPDRLYITYFGGDEKSGLNPDNECKDIWLSLGVSASHVLPGSMKDNFWEMGETGPCGPCSEIHYDRIGGREAAHLVNMDDPDVLEIWNLVFIQYNRELDGILKTLPKKHIDCGLGLERLVSVIQNKQANYDTDLFMPIFEAIQKGTGAPPYQGRVGDADKNGIDMAYRVLADHARTLTIALADGGMPDNTGRGYVLRRILRRAVRYATEKLNAKPGFFASLINVIVELLGDIFPEVKKDPQSIIDTINEEETQFLKTLSRGRNLLNRTIAKLESSKVVPGDVAWRLYDTYGFPVDLTQLMTEEKGLKVDMIAYEEAKKQAQLISQNKVGGIDDQINLDVHAITELQNAEIPVTDDLPKYNYNIKSNNPYDEYSFESCTSTVIALRHSKTFVEEVHSGQEIGILLDKTNFYAEQGGQIYDEGFLVKVDDEETEIRITNVQVRGGYVLHIGTVGEGVLKKGDKVYLNIDTTRRRLIMSNHTATHVLNYALRQVLGLEADQKGSLVAPDRLRFDFTNKGAMTTDQVKKTEEITNDMVVQNKNIYAKESNLALAKTIKGLRAMFEETYPDPVRIVSVGIPIEELEKDPLNDAALKTSVEFCGGTHLHNTGHIGDFVIASEEAIAKGIRRIVALTGPEAKKALKKSALLEDKLNQLKNTIDTDKSGTNSKEYVKQIVELNEDVSHAIISSWKKDKIRGMLKEFKKSLDDKERLAKTAVASAVVETVQKMIQSNIGCAVFVEILKAFSNTKALDSALKKIRSLSPDTSALLISVDQDANKIFALSAVPKTAINKGLKANEWIQEIAPFMGGKGGGKAESAQASGSNISSLTKIIQKAKEFANSKLGITNEKSTIQDLSSNSTVDSVTNTNSVNTKIFPKLILFGNKNSIKSYKVQIAAQYSNQDLVIKYTEEDKNSTTDMVLEIGDIKICNSSAIAYYLSDTNLKCENDLFAFCKILQWISYTDNHLLPAVAGWILSSSQITLPKNIILDGKTSKEDALNSLKKLNDVLLRKTYFVNERISLADIIIFSALLPLYEHVLTPGLRKQYTNLNRWFSTILNQPQVKAVVKDFHFCTKTLKV, encoded by the exons ATGAGTGTGTCAATGACTTCTAAGGAAATTCGTCAATCTTACATTGACTTTTTCAAAAGTAAGGGACACGAATATGTTCATTCAAGTTCAACAATACCACATGATGATCCAACTTTACTCTTTACCAATGCTGGAATGAAtcaa ttCAAACCTATATTTCTTGGTACAGTGGATCCTAACAGTGATATGGCAAAATGGGTGAGAATCGTTAATACTCAAAAATGTATAAGAGCTGGAGGCAAACATAATGATTTAGATGATGTTGGGAAAGATGTATATCATCATACTTTTTTCGAGATGATGGGTAATTGGTCATTTGGTGATTATTTTAAG aaAGAAATTTGTACTTGGGCTTGGGAATTTTTAAcagttaatttaaaattattaccaGATAGattatacattacatattttGGAGGAGATGAAAAATCTGGGTTGAATCCTGATAACGAGTGTAAAGATATATGGCTTTCTCTTgg GGTATCAGCTTCTCACGTTTTACCAGGTAGCATGAAGGATAATTTTTGGGAAATGGGAGAAACTGGTCCTTGTGGACCATGCAGTGAAATACATTATGATAGAATTGGTGGTAGAGAAGCTGCTCATTTAGTAAATATGGATGATCCAGATGTTTTAGAAATCTGGAATCTTGtctttatacaatataatag GGAATTAGATGGtattttaaaaacattacCGAAAAAACACATTGATTGTGGTTTAGGATTGGAACGTTTAGTATCAGTCATTCAAAATAAACAAGCAAATTATGATACTGACTTATTTATGCCCATCTTTGAAGCAATTCAAAAAGGTACTGGAGCACCACCTTATCAAGGAAGGGTAGGGGATGCAGATAAGAATGGAATTGATATGGCATATAGAGTATTGGCAGATCATGCAAGGACATTAACTATTGCTCTAGCTGATGGAGGAATGCCTGATAATACTGGAAGAgg ttatgTTCTAAGAAGAATTTTAAGACGTGCTGTACGTTATGCCACTGAGAAATTAAATGCAAAACCTGGTTTCTTTGCATCTTTGATAAATGTAATAGTAGAGTTACTTG GCGATATATTCCCAGAAGTTAAAAAAGATCCTCAAAGTATAATTGATACaattaatgaagaagaaacacaatttttaaaaacattatcACGTGgacgaaatttattaaatcgaaCTATAGCAAAACTCGAATCTTCTAAGGTTGTTCCAGGGGATGTTGCATGGCGTTTATATGACACATATGGTTTCCCAGTTGATTTAACACAACTCATGACTGAAGAGAAAGGTTTGAAGGTTGATATGATTGCTTATGAAGAAGCAAAGAAACAAGCACAG ctTATCTCTCAAAATAAAGTTGGAGGGATAGATGATCAAATTAATTTGGATGTTCATGCAATCACAGAATTACAAAATGCAGAAATACCAGTCACCGATGACTTaccaaaatataattacaatataaaaagtaataatccGTATGATGAATATTCGTTTGAGTCGTGCACTAGTACTGTTATTGCTCTAAGACATTCGAAAACTTTCGTTGAAGAAGTACATTCTGGACAGGAAATAGGAATATTATTAGACAAAACGAATTTTTATGCGGAACAAGGTGGACAAATATATGATGAAGGATTTTTAGTAAAAGTTGATGATgaa GAAACTGAAATACGGATTACGAATGTGCAAGTTAGAGGTGGCTATGTATTGCATATTGGTACAGTTGGAGAAGGAGTGCTCAAGAAGGGTGATAAGGTTTATCTAAATATTGATACTACGCGTAGACGTCTAATAATGAGTAATCATACAGCAACTCATGTTCTTAACTATGCACTTCGGCAAGTTTTGGGTTTAGAAGCCGATCAAAAAGGATCGTTAGTTGCACCTGACAGATTACGTTTTGACTTCACTAACAAAG gAGCTATGACTACGGATCAAGtaaagaaaacagaagaaattACGAATGATATGGtagtacaaaataaaaatatttatgctaAAGAAAGCAATCTGGCATTAGCTAAAACTATTAAAGGATTACGTGCTATGTTTGAAGAAACTTATCCTGATCCTGTTAGAATAGTCAGTGTAGGTATACCAATAGAAGAATTGGAGAAAGATCCTTTGAATGATGCTGCATTGAAGACTAGTGTAGAATTTTGTGGTGGAAC aCATTTACATAATACAGGACACATAGGTGATTTTGTCATAGCAAGTGAAGAAGCTATTGCTAAAGGTATAAGACGTATAGTTGCTTTAACTGGACCTGAAGCAAAAAAAGCACTTAAGAAATCAGCTTTATTAGAAGATAAATTAAACCAGTTGAAAAATACTATTGATACTGATAAAAGTGGTACAAATTCTAAAGAGTATGTTAAGCAGATAGTAGAGCTAAATGAAGATGTGTCTCATGCTATAATTTCTAGTTGGAAAAAG GACAAAATACGTGGTATgctaaaagaatttaaaaaatccctcgatgataaagagagattagCTAAAACTGCTGTTGCTAGTGCGGTAGTTGAAACCGTTCAAAAGATGATTCAATCAAATATTGGCTGTGCTGTATTTGTAGAAATATTGAAAGCATTTAGCAATACAAAAGCTTTAGATTCtgcattgaaaaaaattagaagttTATCTCCAGATACTAGTGCATTATTAATAAGTGTTGATCAAGATGCCAACAAAATCTTTGCCCTTAGTGCTGTTCCtaaa ACAGCTATCAATAAAGGTTTGAAGGCTAATGAATGGATTCAAGAGATTGCTCCATTTATGGGAGGTAAAGGTGGTGGAAAAGCTGAGTCTGCTCAAGCTTCAGGCTCGAATATTTCTTCCTTaactaaaataatacaaaaagcTAAAGAATTCGCTAATTCAAAACTTGGGATTACAAATGAGAAATCAACTATTCAag atcTTTCTTCTAATTCAACTGTTGATAGCGTAACAAATACGAATTCTGTGaatacgaaaatttttccgaaattaatactttttggaaataaaaatagcatTAAAAGCTACAAAGTTCAAATTGCAGCTCAATACAGCAATCAAGATCTTGTGATAAAATATACTGAAGAAGATAAGAATTCTACAACAGATATGGTTTTAGAAATTggtgatattaaaatttgtaatagcAGTGCCATTGCTTATTATTTGTCAGATACTAATTTAAAAtgtgaaaatgatttatttgctttttgtaaaatattacagTGGATAAGTTACACAGATAATCATCTTTTACCAGCAGTTGCAGGTTGGATTTTATCGTCTTCTCAAATAACATtaccaaaaaatattatattagatgGGAAAACTTCAAAAGAAGATGCATTGAAttcattaaagaaattaaatgatgTGTTACTTAGAAAAACTTATTTCGTTAACGAAAGAATTTCTCTTGcggatattataatattcagtGCTCTATTACCACTTTACGAACACGTTTTAACTCCAGGATTAAGAAAacaatatacaaatttaaatagatGGTTTTCTACAATACTTAATCAACCACAAGTAAAAGCTGTagtaaaagattttcatttctGTACAAAAACACTGAAAGTTTaa
- the LOC124948766 gene encoding probable 28S ribosomal protein S25, mitochondrial produces the protein MPFMIGKEPIRRTLNYLKAGKLVLKDKIQILSINYNSSGKHHSGARDFIFWYLPQMLYQNPNVQIVTFKNKTPSPFIKCYYENGKTMLIDIDSQSKESILQHLIKVIGKSKELLIEEEIAKEKKDNPANFGVGCKKSCICEIPGQVPCPGVVPLPYHMRGKTYLKKY, from the exons ATGCCGTTTATGATAGGTAAAGAACCTATACGAAGAACGCTTAACTATTTAAAAGCAGGTAAATTAGTTCTAAaggataaaatacaaatattatccattaattataatagcaGCGGGAAACATCACTCAGGAGCGAG agaTTTCATATTTTGGTATTTACCACAAATGCTATACCAAAATCCAAATGTACAAAttgttacatttaaaaataaaacaccatctccttttataaaatgttattatg aaaatggaaagacgatgttaatagatatagatagtcAATCAAAAGAAAGCATTCTTCAACATCTTATTAAAGTGATTGGTAAATCAAAGGAACTTTtaattgaagaagaaatagccaaagaaaagaaagataatccTGCTAACTTTGGTGTTGGTTGTAAAAAAAGTTGCATATGTGAAATTCCTGGACAAGTGCCATGTCCTGGTGTAGTACCTCTCCCTTATCATATGAGGGGAAAAAcatacttaaaaaaatattaa
- the LOC124948763 gene encoding probable RNA-binding protein 18 — translation MEPGAKVPLPLEPIKSNQVEDRRLWVGNLDLRINEYQLLKLVQKHGTIEKFDLLFHRSGPQAGQPRGYAFVTYKKIEDAEAAKDALHNLKVGAKNIVVRWAHSVTEPDIEKPKPKIDIPALAGAKKEDKKISRETAIQAIEAKLKLMKESEEEFELNKPLDGSPIIHLYQRTENQKPSTSTRHHNRGNHHHNNKPYNRYKPRR, via the exons ATGGAG CCAGGTGCTAAAGTTCCTTTGCCATTAGAACCTATAAAATCAAATCAGGTAGAAGATAGAAGATTATGGGTGGGTAACCTAGATCTAAGGATTAATGA GTACCAACTCCTGAAACTCGTCCAAAAACATGGAACAATCGAAAAGTTCGACCTGCTATTTCATCGGTCAGGTCCACAAGCTGGTCAACCAAGGGGATATGCATTTGTTacttataaaaagatagaagatgcTGAAGCAGCAAAAGATGCTTTACATAATCTAAAAGTAGGTGCTAAAAATATAGTAGTAAGATGGGCTCATAGTGTCACAGAG ccTGACATAGAAAAACCAAAGCCAAAAATAGATATACCTGCCTTAGCAggtgcaaaaaaagaagataaaaaaataag TCGTGAGACTGCTATCCAGGCAATAGAAGCAAAACtcaaattaatgaaagaatcAGAAGAAGAATTTGAATTGAACAAACCTTTGGATGGATCTCCTATCATACATCTATATCAGAGAACAGAAAATCAAAAACCGTCCACATCTACACGCCATCATAATCGTGGAAACCATCACCACAATAACAAGccatataatcgttataagcCAAGAAGATAA
- the LOC124948759 gene encoding succinate--hydroxymethylglutarate CoA-transferase isoform X1, producing the protein MSISFGITILYTGIKPRFLPFLYNINKSKSFCTIQDNDSSPLSGIRILDLTRIVAGPYCTMILGDLGAEVIKIEKPGSGDEARKWGPPFFNGTQESTYFVSVNRNKKSICIDLKKGRDIIYELAKKSDVLVENYIPGKLMKMGLGYTDIKKIAPHLIYCSLTGYGSVGPYANRPGYDVIASSIGGLLHITGFKDGPPCKVGVAMTDMATGLYAHGAIMAALLQRLKTKEGQWIQCNLLSTQIASLINIGSNYLNAGQEATRWGSEHESIVPYEAFSTKDGYLTVGTGSDFQFTELIQKMQLIELGNNNKYKNNVNRVKNRKELLNILRSEFKKRTNKEWMAIFEGSTFPYGPVNTIEQVFEDNHVKHIGLVKEVEHSNIGKICVVGPPVTYSYANNSVRLPPPMLGQHTNEILRDLLKYSDDEIQNLISQKIIQ; encoded by the exons atgtCCATATCATTTggtattactatattatacaCTGGTATCAAACCAAGGTTTttaccatttttatataatatcaataaatcaaAGAGTTTCTGTACTATCCAAGATAACGATAGTTCACCATTATCTGGTATTCGTATTTTGGATCTTACACGTATAGTGGCCGGTCCTTATTGCACTATGATCCTTGGAGATCTTGGAGCAGAAGttataaaaattgagaaaCCTGGTAGCGGCGATGAAGCACGTAAATGGGGACCACCATTTTTTAATGGAACTCAAGAATCTACTTATTTTGTGAGCgttaatagaaataagaagagtATATGCATagatttgaaaaaaggaagagatatTATCTATGAGTTAGCTAAAAAGTCTGACGTACTTGTAGAAAATTACATTCCAGGAAAGTTAATGAAAATGGGTTTAGGATATacggatataaaaaagatagcaCCTCATCTTATATATTGTTCCTTGACTGGTTATGGTTCTGTAGGTCCTTATGCTAATAGACCAGGTTACGATGTCATTGCTAGTTCCATAGGTGGTCTTTTACATATCACAGGCTTTAAAGATGGACCTCCATGCAAAGTGGGTGTAGCTATGACTGATATGGCTACAGGTCTTTATGCACATGGTGCTATCATGGCAGCATTACTTCAAAGATTAAAAACTAAGGAAGGACAGTGGATTCAATGTAATCTTTTATCTACTCAAATTGctagtttaataaatatcggGTCAAATTACTTGAATGCTGGTCAAGAGGCAACAAGATGGGGTTCTGAACATGAAAGTATTGTACCTTATGAAGCTTTTTCAACAAAAGACGGATACTTAACAGTTGGTACAGGAAGTGATTTTCAATTTACTGAGCTAATTCAAAAGATGCAATTAATAGAAttaggtaataataataaatataagaataatgttaatagagtgaaaaatagaaaagaattattaaatatacttagaagtgaatttaaaaagagaacaaataaaGAATGGATGGCAATATTTGAAGGATCCACATTTCCATATGGACCTGTTAATACCATAGAACAG gtCTTTGAGGACAATCATGTAAAACACATAGGATTGGTTAAAGAAGTGGAACATTCTAATATAGGAAAAATATGTGTTGTTGGACCACCAGTAACATATAGTTATGCTAATAATAGTGTTAGACTTCCACCTCCAATGTTAGGGCAACATACAAATGAAATCTTaagagatttattaaaatattctgatgatgaaatacaaaatttaatatcacagAAAATTATACAGTGA
- the LOC124948759 gene encoding succinate--hydroxymethylglutarate CoA-transferase isoform X2 has product MILGDLGAEVIKIEKPGSGDEARKWGPPFFNGTQESTYFVSVNRNKKSICIDLKKGRDIIYELAKKSDVLVENYIPGKLMKMGLGYTDIKKIAPHLIYCSLTGYGSVGPYANRPGYDVIASSIGGLLHITGFKDGPPCKVGVAMTDMATGLYAHGAIMAALLQRLKTKEGQWIQCNLLSTQIASLINIGSNYLNAGQEATRWGSEHESIVPYEAFSTKDGYLTVGTGSDFQFTELIQKMQLIELGNNNKYKNNVNRVKNRKELLNILRSEFKKRTNKEWMAIFEGSTFPYGPVNTIEQVFEDNHVKHIGLVKEVEHSNIGKICVVGPPVTYSYANNSVRLPPPMLGQHTNEILRDLLKYSDDEIQNLISQKIIQ; this is encoded by the exons ATGATCCTTGGAGATCTTGGAGCAGAAGttataaaaattgagaaaCCTGGTAGCGGCGATGAAGCACGTAAATGGGGACCACCATTTTTTAATGGAACTCAAGAATCTACTTATTTTGTGAGCgttaatagaaataagaagagtATATGCATagatttgaaaaaaggaagagatatTATCTATGAGTTAGCTAAAAAGTCTGACGTACTTGTAGAAAATTACATTCCAGGAAAGTTAATGAAAATGGGTTTAGGATATacggatataaaaaagatagcaCCTCATCTTATATATTGTTCCTTGACTGGTTATGGTTCTGTAGGTCCTTATGCTAATAGACCAGGTTACGATGTCATTGCTAGTTCCATAGGTGGTCTTTTACATATCACAGGCTTTAAAGATGGACCTCCATGCAAAGTGGGTGTAGCTATGACTGATATGGCTACAGGTCTTTATGCACATGGTGCTATCATGGCAGCATTACTTCAAAGATTAAAAACTAAGGAAGGACAGTGGATTCAATGTAATCTTTTATCTACTCAAATTGctagtttaataaatatcggGTCAAATTACTTGAATGCTGGTCAAGAGGCAACAAGATGGGGTTCTGAACATGAAAGTATTGTACCTTATGAAGCTTTTTCAACAAAAGACGGATACTTAACAGTTGGTACAGGAAGTGATTTTCAATTTACTGAGCTAATTCAAAAGATGCAATTAATAGAAttaggtaataataataaatataagaataatgttaatagagtgaaaaatagaaaagaattattaaatatacttagaagtgaatttaaaaagagaacaaataaaGAATGGATGGCAATATTTGAAGGATCCACATTTCCATATGGACCTGTTAATACCATAGAACAG gtCTTTGAGGACAATCATGTAAAACACATAGGATTGGTTAAAGAAGTGGAACATTCTAATATAGGAAAAATATGTGTTGTTGGACCACCAGTAACATATAGTTATGCTAATAATAGTGTTAGACTTCCACCTCCAATGTTAGGGCAACATACAAATGAAATCTTaagagatttattaaaatattctgatgatgaaatacaaaatttaatatcacagAAAATTATACAGTGA